In Vibrio atlanticus, the following proteins share a genomic window:
- a CDS encoding HEPN domain-containing protein — MHNYNDLKQRQRSERARYPQNLSLRVHRALSWLNKSELCDDDDSKFIFLWIAFNSAYAQEFEQRQQFGEQGLYGKFLKKLITCDQREQLHNLVWDEYSNTIRVILDNEFILQAYWDYQASRITEDSWKNERSKAKAAANKALSQNDTAKVLSILFSRLYTLRNQLIHGGATYLSSANRQQLKDCCGILEKLVPSIIEIMMDSADKVWGEAVYPLISQD; from the coding sequence ATGCATAATTATAATGACTTAAAACAACGTCAAAGATCTGAGCGTGCTCGCTACCCTCAGAACCTTAGCTTACGTGTGCACCGAGCCTTGAGCTGGCTGAATAAGTCAGAGCTTTGTGATGACGATGACTCCAAGTTCATTTTTTTATGGATTGCTTTCAACTCCGCTTATGCTCAAGAGTTTGAACAACGACAACAATTCGGCGAGCAAGGTCTTTATGGCAAGTTTTTGAAAAAGCTCATCACTTGTGATCAGCGAGAGCAATTACACAATTTAGTTTGGGACGAGTATTCCAACACGATTCGAGTGATCTTGGATAACGAATTCATCCTCCAGGCATATTGGGATTATCAAGCCAGCCGAATTACCGAAGATAGCTGGAAAAATGAACGAAGCAAAGCTAAAGCTGCCGCTAACAAAGCGCTGAGTCAAAACGATACAGCTAAAGTTCTATCGATATTGTTTTCTCGCCTATACACTCTGCGTAACCAGCTTATCCATGGCGGTGCTACTTACTTAAGCTCGGCAAATAGACAGCAGCTCAAAGACTGCTGCGGTATTTTAGAAAAACTGGTCCCGAGTATTATTGAAATCATGATGGACTCAGCAGACAAGGTTTGGGGAGAAGCTGTTTATCCGCTTATCAGCCAGGACTAG